A window of the Microvirga terrae genome harbors these coding sequences:
- a CDS encoding methyl-accepting chemotaxis protein, which translates to MSSLARVGRPSVRVRVAALSGVMVLGFAVIGAVFQTGRHEVEQALSVQQTYSALAEKANQVRSRADALKVTAGEWTASRLAHHGQAFIDQHKALAAQLDEMGAATGAGLITPEVAALKQHATALISQGNALGKLYASVGSKPDEGAQGRLLKAETNLEKLVRPLTGSGETIAWRLWAAMLGMFNQEARARILLEESILGAFEVEQGRFTRALAQFSGDPKDKAAIDSASVSFQEAFHAWSELEQQVSGQGEKLMGQFDLLVPVLDQLLAKVRAEAHETDEQLTASQHRTFTLILWTMGATLLFGLVLNVLVGRSISLPLTRLQQAMRRLADGDAASEVPFTGNTDEIGAMARTVLVFRDNARERERLTHEREGMAAVDAQRAHAISNAIMAFDASVEQILAEVRDVTGDLAKASGQLEGSAHHVTQQAQIAGAASTRTAHNMSAVASAAEELDASLAEVAAQTQASAQASERAVAEARGASGSMSTLSTATSQIGEVANLIRSIAAQTNLLALNATIEAARAGEAGKGFAVVASEVKDLAGQTAKATEEIARQIEAVQAASRETLVALGTVQASVEDLAGVVSTVAGTVSQQTAAVSEIARSVAQVSTEAQSGTSAIETTQGVATQSLDAARNVADLSIALESQAQRLGAEIGQFLQSVRAA; encoded by the coding sequence ATGTCGTCTCTTGCTCGTGTGGGGCGGCCGTCGGTGCGGGTGCGGGTCGCCGCGTTGAGCGGCGTCATGGTGCTCGGCTTCGCGGTGATCGGCGCCGTGTTTCAGACCGGCCGCCATGAGGTCGAACAGGCGCTGTCAGTGCAGCAGACCTATTCCGCCCTGGCCGAGAAGGCCAACCAGGTCCGGAGCCGGGCCGACGCCCTGAAGGTGACCGCCGGCGAATGGACGGCAAGCCGCCTCGCCCATCACGGCCAGGCCTTCATCGATCAGCACAAGGCCCTGGCGGCCCAGCTCGACGAGATGGGCGCCGCCACCGGGGCCGGCCTGATCACGCCCGAGGTCGCGGCCCTGAAGCAGCATGCAACGGCCCTGATCAGCCAGGGGAATGCGCTCGGCAAGCTTTACGCCTCTGTCGGTAGCAAGCCGGACGAGGGCGCGCAGGGACGCCTCCTGAAGGCGGAGACCAATCTCGAAAAGCTCGTGCGGCCCCTGACCGGCAGCGGCGAGACCATCGCCTGGCGCCTCTGGGCGGCCATGCTCGGCATGTTCAACCAGGAGGCTCGTGCCCGCATCCTGCTCGAGGAGAGCATTCTCGGTGCCTTCGAGGTCGAGCAGGGACGCTTCACCCGGGCGCTGGCCCAGTTCTCCGGCGATCCCAAGGACAAGGCGGCGATCGACTCCGCGAGCGTCTCGTTCCAGGAGGCCTTCCACGCCTGGAGCGAACTGGAGCAGCAGGTCTCCGGCCAGGGCGAGAAGCTGATGGGGCAGTTCGACCTGCTCGTCCCGGTCCTCGACCAGCTGCTCGCCAAGGTGCGCGCCGAGGCGCACGAGACCGACGAGCAACTCACCGCCTCGCAGCATCGCACCTTCACGCTGATCCTCTGGACCATGGGCGCCACGCTGCTGTTCGGCCTCGTGCTCAACGTCCTCGTCGGACGGTCGATTTCGCTGCCCCTGACCCGCCTCCAGCAGGCCATGCGGCGGCTCGCGGACGGCGACGCGGCGAGCGAGGTCCCGTTCACCGGCAATACCGATGAGATCGGCGCGATGGCCCGCACGGTCCTGGTCTTCCGCGACAATGCCCGCGAACGCGAGCGCCTGACGCACGAGCGGGAGGGCATGGCGGCCGTCGATGCCCAGCGGGCCCACGCGATCTCCAACGCGATCATGGCCTTCGACGCCTCGGTCGAGCAGATCCTCGCGGAGGTCCGGGACGTCACGGGCGATCTCGCTAAGGCGTCCGGGCAGCTCGAAGGATCGGCCCACCACGTCACCCAGCAGGCCCAGATCGCGGGAGCCGCGTCCACCCGCACGGCGCACAACATGTCGGCCGTGGCGAGCGCCGCCGAGGAGCTCGACGCATCCCTCGCTGAGGTCGCGGCCCAGACCCAGGCCTCCGCCCAAGCGTCCGAACGGGCAGTGGCCGAGGCGCGCGGCGCCTCCGGCAGCATGTCGACGCTCTCGACGGCCACCTCCCAGATCGGCGAGGTGGCGAATCTCATCCGCTCGATCGCGGCTCAGACCAACCTGCTGGCGCTCAACGCCACCATCGAGGCGGCCCGGGCCGGCGAGGCCGGCAAGGGCTTCGCGGTCGTCGCCTCCGAGGTGAAGGATCTGGCGGGCCAGACCGCCAAGGCCACGGAGGAGATCGCCCGGCAGATCGAGGCCGTCCAGGCGGCCTCGCGCGAGACCCTGGTGGCGCTCGGCACCGTGCAGGCGTCCGTGGAGGATCTGGCCGGAGTCGTGTCCACGGTGGCCGGGACGGTCAGCCAGCAGACGGCGGCCGTGTCCGAGATCGCCCGCTCCGTGGCCCAGGTCTCGACGGAGGCGCAGTCCGGCACCTCCGCCATCGAGACGACGCAAGGGGTCGCCACCCAGTCCCTCGATGCCGCCCGCAATGTGGCGGATCTCTCCATCGCCCTGGAGAGCCAAGCCCAGCGCCTCGGGGCCGAGATCGGCCAGTTCCTTCAGAGCGTCAGGGCAGCTTGA
- a CDS encoding polyamine ABC transporter substrate-binding protein, with product MFRLLASVALTLGLVTAAAAQERVVNVYNWSDYVDPKALDEFTKQTGIKVVYDTYDNNEIVETKLLAGKSGYDIVVPSGPFVQRLIGAKVFQKLDKAKLPNLANQWPEVTQRLAVFDPGNQYAVNYMWGTTGIGINVKKVKEILGDMPLNTWDLVMKPEISSRLKACGIYMLDSPEDLFPGVMAYLGLNPDSKRLEDLNKAGDALFRIRGNIQKFHSSEYINALANGDICVAVGYSGDMIQAKNRAEEAKNGVEVGYVIPREGALMWFDSFVIPADSKNVAEAHEFINFMMKPEIAARNANFVSYASGNLAAKQFIDKAILDNPGIYPDDATMKRLFTNTAYDERSQRTVTRLWTRVKTGR from the coding sequence ATGTTCCGTCTTCTCGCCTCGGTTGCTCTGACCCTCGGTCTCGTCACCGCCGCCGCCGCTCAGGAGCGTGTGGTCAACGTCTATAACTGGTCCGACTACGTGGACCCGAAGGCGCTCGACGAGTTCACGAAGCAGACCGGCATCAAGGTGGTCTACGACACCTACGACAACAACGAGATCGTCGAGACCAAGCTGCTCGCCGGCAAATCCGGCTACGACATCGTCGTGCCCTCGGGGCCCTTCGTGCAGCGCCTGATCGGCGCCAAGGTGTTTCAGAAGCTCGACAAGGCGAAGCTGCCGAACCTCGCCAATCAATGGCCCGAGGTGACGCAGCGTCTCGCCGTGTTCGATCCGGGCAACCAATATGCCGTCAACTACATGTGGGGCACCACCGGCATCGGCATCAACGTGAAGAAGGTGAAGGAAATACTCGGCGACATGCCGCTCAACACCTGGGACCTGGTGATGAAGCCGGAGATCTCCTCCAGGCTGAAGGCCTGCGGCATCTACATGCTCGACAGCCCCGAGGACCTTTTCCCCGGCGTCATGGCCTATCTCGGGCTCAATCCGGATTCGAAGCGCCTGGAGGATCTGAACAAGGCGGGCGACGCCCTGTTCCGCATCCGCGGCAACATCCAGAAGTTCCATTCCTCCGAATACATCAACGCGCTTGCCAACGGCGACATCTGCGTGGCGGTGGGTTATTCGGGCGACATGATCCAGGCCAAGAACCGCGCCGAGGAAGCCAAGAACGGCGTCGAGGTCGGCTACGTCATCCCGCGCGAGGGCGCGCTGATGTGGTTCGACAGCTTCGTGATCCCGGCGGATTCCAAGAACGTCGCGGAGGCGCACGAGTTCATCAACTTCATGATGAAGCCGGAGATCGCCGCCAGGAACGCGAACTTCGTGTCCTACGCGTCGGGCAATCTCGCGGCCAAGCAGTTCATCGACAAGGCGATCCTCGACAATCCCGGCATCTACCCGGATGACGCGACCATGAAGCGCCTGTTCACCAACACGGCCTATGACGAGCGCTCCCAGCGCACCGTCACGCGGCTCTGGACCCGGGTGAAGACCGGGCGTTAA
- the hpf gene encoding ribosome hibernation-promoting factor, HPF/YfiA family, producing the protein MTLRVSGKNLDIGEALRSQVRDRMAGALSKYFDGGYSGHVTVTRDGTGYRTDCVLHLTSGMTLEASGAAQDAYASFDQTAGRIENRLRRYKQRLKDRSGAGNGRAGGLEMAYSVLEAPSDEASEDEAYHPMVIAETTKPLHRLSVSDAVMQLDLTGAPALVFIHASTGRVNVVYRRGDGAIGWVDPPLAQP; encoded by the coding sequence ATGACGTTGAGGGTGTCGGGGAAGAATCTCGATATCGGCGAAGCCCTTCGATCCCAGGTGCGGGATCGGATGGCCGGCGCCCTGTCGAAATATTTCGACGGCGGCTATTCGGGTCACGTGACCGTCACCCGCGACGGCACAGGCTATCGCACCGATTGCGTGCTTCACCTGACTTCGGGCATGACCCTGGAAGCCTCCGGGGCGGCTCAGGACGCCTATGCCAGCTTCGACCAGACGGCGGGCCGGATCGAGAACCGCCTGCGCCGCTACAAGCAGCGGCTGAAGGATCGTTCCGGCGCCGGGAACGGGCGCGCAGGCGGCCTCGAGATGGCCTATTCCGTCCTCGAGGCCCCCAGCGACGAGGCGAGCGAGGACGAGGCCTACCATCCGATGGTGATCGCCGAGACCACCAAGCCCCTCCACAGGCTCTCCGTCAGCGACGCTGTGATGCAGCTCGATCTCACCGGAGCTCCAGCCCTTGTGTTCATCCACGCTAGCACCGGCCGCGTGAACGTCGTATACCGCCGCGGCGACGGAGCGATCGGTTGGGTCGACCCGCCGCTCGCACAGCCTTGA
- a CDS encoding SIMPL domain-containing protein, whose translation MRLAVAAALAALSLAAPALAQAPTPRQPTISVMGTGEAELKPDFARIHVTVATQADTVAQASAANNTATERVLARIQSLGVRREDIRTVNFQVFQTPPQLGPDGKELKTPKFSANHQLRITTRDLDGVGRLAGEILASGDMTFQSVAFGLDRQEEGGDRAREAAVRDARRQAEIYAGAAGVSLGRLLEIRDGSAQPFEPQPDMRMSMAMAKGAESVPIVPPATIRYTANVQLVWEMAGKP comes from the coding sequence ATGCGCCTTGCCGTTGCCGCCGCCCTCGCAGCCCTGAGCCTCGCCGCTCCGGCGCTCGCCCAGGCTCCCACCCCGCGCCAGCCCACGATCAGCGTGATGGGAACCGGCGAGGCGGAGCTGAAGCCGGACTTCGCCCGCATCCATGTGACGGTCGCCACGCAGGCCGACACGGTCGCGCAGGCGAGCGCCGCCAACAACACGGCCACGGAGCGGGTGCTCGCCCGCATCCAGAGCCTCGGCGTCAGGCGGGAGGACATCCGGACGGTCAATTTCCAGGTCTTCCAGACGCCGCCGCAGCTCGGACCGGACGGCAAGGAGCTGAAGACCCCGAAATTCTCCGCCAACCACCAGCTGCGGATCACCACCCGCGACCTCGACGGCGTCGGGCGCCTCGCCGGCGAGATCCTGGCGAGCGGCGACATGACCTTCCAGTCGGTCGCCTTCGGGCTCGACAGGCAGGAAGAGGGCGGCGACCGGGCCCGGGAAGCGGCCGTGCGCGATGCCCGCCGTCAGGCGGAGATCTATGCCGGGGCTGCCGGCGTGTCCCTGGGCCGTCTCCTGGAGATCCGGGACGGGTCGGCCCAGCCCTTCGAGCCGCAGCCCGACATGCGCATGTCGATGGCGATGGCCAAGGGGGCCGAATCGGTCCCGATCGTGCCGCCGGCGACGATCCGCTACACGGCGAACGTCCAGCTTGTCTGGGAGATGGCCGGGAAGCCCTGA
- a CDS encoding aminotransferase → MNRLFANLPTTVFEVMSSLARETGAINLGQGFPDDPGPEDVRRAAADAVLNGYNQYPSMMGIPELRSGIAAHYKHWQGLDLDAGTEVMVTSGATEALAGAILGIVEPGDEVVLFEPMYDAYLPLVRLAGGVPKFVTLQPPHFRLTEEALAKAFSPKTKAVVFNNPLNPTATVFPDEDLALLAEFCRKFDAIAISDEVWEHVIFDGRKHRSVLGLEGMRERSVKIGSAGKIFSLTGWKVGFVCAAPPIMKVLAKSHQFLAFTTAPNLQAAVAYGLAKDDAYFDGMRKNFARSRDRFTDGLRTLGFDVIPSQGTYFVNIDIAALGEPDDVAFCRRLVTEHGVAAIPVSAFYAEGAVKTVVRFCFAKKDATLDAGLERLAKAIRRAA, encoded by the coding sequence ATGAACCGACTGTTCGCCAACCTGCCCACTACCGTGTTCGAAGTCATGTCGAGCCTCGCCCGCGAGACCGGGGCGATCAATCTCGGCCAGGGCTTTCCGGACGATCCCGGCCCCGAGGACGTGCGGCGGGCGGCGGCGGACGCGGTGCTCAACGGCTACAATCAGTATCCCTCGATGATGGGCATCCCCGAGTTGCGCTCGGGCATCGCGGCTCATTACAAGCACTGGCAGGGCCTCGACCTCGATGCCGGCACCGAGGTGATGGTGACCTCCGGGGCCACGGAAGCCCTCGCGGGCGCGATCCTCGGCATCGTGGAGCCGGGCGACGAGGTGGTGCTGTTCGAGCCCATGTACGACGCCTATCTGCCGCTCGTGCGGCTCGCCGGCGGCGTGCCGAAATTCGTCACCCTGCAGCCGCCCCATTTCCGCCTGACGGAAGAGGCGCTGGCGAAGGCCTTCTCGCCCAAGACCAAGGCGGTGGTGTTCAACAACCCCCTCAACCCGACCGCCACCGTGTTCCCGGACGAGGATCTGGCGCTTCTCGCCGAGTTCTGCCGGAAATTCGACGCCATCGCGATCTCGGACGAGGTGTGGGAGCATGTGATCTTCGACGGCCGGAAGCACCGGTCGGTGCTGGGCCTCGAGGGCATGCGCGAGCGCTCGGTGAAGATCGGCTCGGCGGGCAAGATCTTCAGCCTCACGGGCTGGAAGGTGGGCTTCGTCTGCGCGGCCCCGCCCATCATGAAGGTGCTGGCGAAATCCCACCAGTTCCTCGCCTTCACGACGGCCCCGAACCTGCAGGCCGCCGTGGCCTACGGGCTCGCCAAGGACGATGCCTATTTCGACGGCATGCGGAAAAACTTCGCCCGCAGCCGCGACCGCTTCACCGACGGGCTGCGGACCCTCGGCTTCGACGTGATCCCGAGCCAGGGCACCTATTTCGTCAACATCGACATCGCGGCCCTGGGCGAACCCGACGACGTCGCCTTCTGCCGCCGCCTGGTCACGGAGCACGGCGTCGCGGCGATTCCGGTCTCGGCCTTCTATGCGGAGGGCGCGGTGAAGACCGTGGTGCGCTTCTGCTTCGCCAAGAAGGACGCGACCCTCGATGCCGGGCTGGAGCGGCTGGCGAAGGCGATCCGGCGGGCCGCCTGA
- the rpoN gene encoding RNA polymerase factor sigma-54 encodes MTAMQRLELRQGQSLTMTPQLVQSIKLLQLSHAELAAYVEAELERNPLLQEGETPAGASLPSLADFLHAKQKAEAAGPRMIPGPLPPRREALPASSGHAASTGHSELRPEMEDMLARATSLSEHLEAQLDWATADPTLRLIGRHLIHNLDEAGYVTEDLADLAARLRVAPADAEAALRLIQGFDPPGVGARNLAECLSIQLRERDRLDPAMETLLAHLPLVARQDFAALRKVCGVDEEDLAEMLAEIRRLEPKPGLAFAPALMAVLVPDVLVRAAPDGGLQVELNPDTLPRILLNRTYYAEVAKVVRKDEDKSFLSDCLQAASWLTRSLDQRAKTILKVAAEIARQQEGFFREGVAALRPMTLRSVAEAIRMHESTVSRVAANKAIGTERGTHPMKFFFSAATGEGEHSAKAVRHRIRQLIEAESPAAVLSDEAIAQKLKADGIRVARRTVAKYRESLRIPSSADRRRTGRMKP; translated from the coding sequence ATGACGGCGATGCAGCGGCTGGAGCTGCGCCAGGGCCAGTCCCTGACGATGACGCCCCAGCTGGTTCAATCGATCAAGCTGCTGCAGCTCTCCCATGCGGAGCTCGCCGCCTATGTGGAGGCGGAGCTCGAGCGCAATCCGCTCCTGCAGGAGGGCGAAACCCCGGCCGGGGCATCCCTGCCGAGCCTTGCGGATTTCCTGCATGCCAAGCAGAAGGCGGAGGCAGCCGGTCCGAGGATGATCCCCGGGCCGCTTCCGCCGCGGCGGGAGGCCCTGCCGGCCTCGTCCGGGCACGCGGCCAGCACGGGCCACAGCGAACTCAGGCCCGAGATGGAGGACATGCTCGCCCGAGCGACGAGCCTGAGCGAGCATCTGGAGGCGCAGCTCGATTGGGCGACCGCCGACCCGACGCTGCGCCTGATCGGCCGGCACCTGATCCACAACCTCGACGAGGCCGGCTACGTCACCGAGGATCTCGCTGATCTTGCGGCACGCCTCCGGGTCGCGCCCGCTGACGCCGAGGCGGCCCTGAGGCTGATCCAGGGGTTCGATCCGCCCGGGGTCGGCGCACGCAATCTGGCCGAATGCCTGAGTATCCAGCTGCGGGAGCGCGATCGGCTCGATCCGGCCATGGAGACCCTGCTCGCTCATCTCCCTCTCGTCGCCCGCCAGGACTTTGCCGCCTTGAGGAAGGTCTGCGGAGTCGACGAGGAGGATCTCGCCGAAATGCTGGCCGAGATCCGCCGCCTCGAGCCCAAGCCTGGCCTTGCCTTCGCGCCTGCTCTCATGGCTGTGCTCGTGCCGGACGTCCTGGTGCGGGCTGCCCCGGACGGTGGCCTGCAGGTCGAACTCAACCCGGACACCCTTCCCCGAATCCTGCTCAACCGAACCTATTATGCGGAGGTCGCCAAGGTGGTGCGCAAGGATGAGGACAAGAGTTTTCTGTCCGATTGCCTTCAAGCCGCAAGCTGGCTGACCCGCAGCCTGGACCAGCGCGCCAAGACGATCCTCAAGGTTGCCGCCGAGATCGCCCGCCAGCAGGAGGGTTTCTTCCGTGAGGGGGTCGCGGCCCTGCGCCCCATGACCCTCAGGAGCGTCGCGGAGGCGATCAGGATGCACGAATCCACCGTCTCCAGGGTTGCGGCGAACAAGGCGATCGGCACCGAGCGCGGCACGCACCCGATGAAGTTCTTCTTCAGCGCCGCCACCGGGGAGGGCGAGCATTCGGCCAAGGCGGTCCGCCACCGAATCAGGCAGCTGATCGAGGCCGAGAGCCCCGCCGCTGTGCTCTCGGATGAGGCAATTGCCCAGAAATTGAAGGCGGACGGGATCCGGGTCGCCCGGCGCACGGTCGCGAAATACCGGGAGTCCCTGCGCATTCCTTCCTCCGCGGACCGCCGCCGCACGGGCAGGATGAAACCCTGA
- the ptsN gene encoding PTS IIA-like nitrogen regulatory protein PtsN: MPLLDFLDPRAVLPALRVSGKKQALQELASQAARLTGLPDSAIYEALLQRERLGSTGIGEGIAIPHGKLPNLTRIFGLIARLDRPVDFEALDAQPVDVLFLLLAPEGAGADHLKALARVARVLREPGLIERVRATRDATALYAIMTELPKAA; the protein is encoded by the coding sequence ATGCCTTTGCTGGATTTCTTAGACCCCCGGGCCGTTCTGCCCGCCCTGCGCGTCAGCGGCAAGAAACAGGCCCTTCAGGAACTGGCCTCCCAGGCGGCCCGGCTCACGGGTCTCCCCGACAGCGCCATCTACGAGGCTCTCCTGCAGCGCGAGCGCCTCGGCTCGACCGGGATCGGCGAGGGCATCGCCATTCCTCACGGCAAGCTGCCGAACCTGACCCGGATCTTCGGCCTCATCGCAAGGCTCGACAGGCCGGTCGATTTCGAGGCTCTCGACGCTCAGCCGGTCGACGTGCTCTTCCTTCTGCTCGCCCCCGAAGGAGCCGGCGCCGACCATCTGAAAGCCCTGGCCCGGGTGGCTCGGGTGCTGCGCGAGCCCGGGCTGATCGAACGGGTCCGGGCCACGCGGGACGCCACGGCGCTCTATGCCATCATGACCGAACTGCCGAAAGCCGCCTGA
- the lptB gene encoding LPS export ABC transporter ATP-binding protein, producing the protein MEPHSAGTSPHVFHRADSDAVFGGPGILAVKGLQKSYRGRTVVQDAGLNVRAGEAVGLLGPNGAGKTTIFYMITGLVSADRGVISLDGHDVTGLPMYRRARLGIGYLPQEASIFRGLNVEDNIRAVLEIVEPSRKERERKLDALLDEFNITRLRKSPSIALSGGERRRCEIARALAGEPTFMLLDEPFAGIDPIAVGDIQNLVRHLTRRGIGVLITDHNVRETLGLIDRAYIIHSGRVLTEGTPDAIVSNEEVRRLYLGEDFRL; encoded by the coding sequence CTGGAACCCCATTCGGCCGGGACGAGCCCGCATGTCTTCCACCGCGCCGACAGCGACGCCGTGTTCGGCGGCCCCGGGATCCTGGCGGTCAAGGGCCTGCAGAAGAGCTATCGCGGCCGGACCGTGGTGCAGGATGCGGGCCTGAACGTGCGCGCCGGCGAGGCCGTGGGCCTGCTCGGTCCCAACGGGGCCGGCAAGACCACCATCTTCTACATGATCACCGGGCTGGTGAGCGCCGACCGCGGCGTCATCAGCCTGGACGGCCACGACGTGACGGGCCTGCCCATGTACCGCCGGGCCCGCCTCGGCATCGGCTATCTCCCGCAGGAGGCGTCGATCTTCCGCGGCCTCAACGTGGAGGACAATATCCGCGCCGTGCTGGAGATCGTCGAGCCGAGCCGCAAGGAGCGCGAGCGCAAGCTCGATGCTCTGCTCGACGAGTTCAACATCACGCGCCTGCGCAAGTCGCCCTCCATCGCGCTCTCGGGCGGCGAGCGGCGGCGCTGCGAGATCGCCCGGGCGCTGGCCGGCGAGCCGACCTTCATGCTCCTCGACGAGCCTTTCGCCGGCATCGACCCCATTGCGGTGGGCGACATCCAGAACCTGGTGCGCCATCTCACCCGGCGCGGCATCGGCGTGCTCATCACCGACCACAACGTGCGCGAAACCCTCGGCCTCATCGACCGGGCCTACATCATCCATTCCGGCCGCGTCCTGACCGAGGGCACGCCGGACGCCATCGTGTCGAACGAGGAGGTGCGCCGCCTCTATCTGGGCGAGGACTTCCGTCTCTAG
- a CDS encoding LptA/OstA family protein, translated as MMSFTRAALALGLLFPAPLDVAFAQASKERAVGFGNFGSSKEPIKIDANKLDVFDKEGRAVFTGDVVAVQGESTMKCTIMTVFYEQRDQNGGQAAPSTQTADDSAIKKIDCKGPVTIVSRTQVATGENATFDRGSNKIMLTGNATLSDGPNVTKGERVLYDINTGVANIETTPGGRVRALFVPGQGGPAPTGAGGGASPAPKPKPQQRPATN; from the coding sequence ATGATGAGTTTCACACGCGCCGCCCTGGCTCTCGGGCTCCTCTTTCCGGCTCCCCTTGACGTGGCCTTTGCCCAGGCCAGCAAGGAGCGGGCCGTCGGCTTCGGCAATTTCGGCTCCAGCAAGGAGCCGATCAAGATCGACGCCAACAAGCTCGACGTCTTCGACAAGGAGGGCCGCGCGGTCTTCACCGGGGACGTGGTGGCGGTTCAGGGCGAGAGCACCATGAAGTGCACGATCATGACCGTATTCTACGAGCAGCGGGACCAGAACGGCGGGCAGGCGGCTCCGTCCACGCAGACGGCGGACGACAGCGCGATCAAGAAGATCGACTGCAAGGGCCCGGTCACCATCGTGTCGCGCACCCAGGTGGCGACCGGCGAGAACGCCACCTTCGACCGGGGCTCCAACAAGATCATGCTGACCGGCAACGCGACCCTGAGCGACGGACCCAACGTCACCAAGGGCGAGCGGGTGCTCTACGACATCAATACCGGCGTGGCGAACATCGAAACGACGCCCGGCGGCCGCGTGAGGGCGCTGTTCGTGCCCGGCCAGGGCGGACCGGCTCCGACCGGTGCCGGCGGCGGAGCCTCTCCCGCACCCAAGCCGAAGCCCCAGCAGCGGCCGGCCACGAACTAG